The genome window TCGCCACCCGGAGAGAGGAAAATGAAAACCCTGCGACTGCTCGCTGTTCCTGCGGCCCTGGTCCTGATGGCTGGCCTGATGATGACATCCCACTCGCGTCCCGCCGGAGCCGATGAAGCGGGGAAAGTTCTCAAGCACGTCGTGATGTACAAGTTCAAGGACGAGTGCACGCCGGCGGACGTCCAGGCGGTCGTCGACGCGTTCGGCGGGTTGCCGAAGAAGGTCGACACGATCATCGGCTATGAGGCGGGGGTGAACGTCAGCGAGGAAGGGAAGTCGGAGGGGCTGACGCACTGTTTTGTCGTCACGTTCAAGAACAAGGATGGCCTGGCGACCTATCTCAAGCATCCGGCGCATGACGCCTACGTGCAGGTCGTGAAGAACCGCCGCGAGAAGGTGGTCGTCTTCGACTACTGGGCCGACACTGCGAAGTGATTTTTGCGGCTCGTTTTCAGCGACCGGCCGGGCCCCGCGGGGCCCGGCCGGTTTTTTTATGCGCCGGAGAAATGATGCCGCGTTGCCTCATTGAGGAGTGCATTGAGGCATCACCGCGAAACACCTGAAGGCAACGATGGTTACGTCAAAAGCCTGAGGCTGATCGTGTGGTTCGGTGGAGACGTGTTGCTTTGGGGAAACGTCGGTCGCCGCCGGTGTTCGCGAGTCGAAACGCCGGATTTGCGATTTGCAGTCTTCTGTAATGCCTTGTGCTGTAGGATGTTCCGCTGATCGGGCGAGCCGCGGATGTTCCTGTTTCTGAACACCCGCGCCGGGTTTGGCACCGCCGCTGCTTTACACCTTGAACA of Planctomyces sp. SH-PL14 contains these proteins:
- a CDS encoding Dabb family protein, with translation MKTLRLLAVPAALVLMAGLMMTSHSRPAGADEAGKVLKHVVMYKFKDECTPADVQAVVDAFGGLPKKVDTIIGYEAGVNVSEEGKSEGLTHCFVVTFKNKDGLATYLKHPAHDAYVQVVKNRREKVVVFDYWADTAK